A window of the Streptomyces sp. JB150 genome harbors these coding sequences:
- a CDS encoding SDR family oxidoreductase, whose amino-acid sequence MVEAVQGAGVVVTGAGGGIGAALARRFAAEGARVVVNDLDAEKAKAVAGEIGGIAVPGDASAVVGEARDALGGVVDVYCANAGVASGGSEAAGEDVWALAWDVNVMAHVRAAHALLPGWLERGGGRFVSTVSAAGLLTMIGAAPYSVTKHGAYAFAEWLSLTYRHRGVKVHAICPQGVRTDMLTASGSAGELVLRPTAIEPEAVADALFAGIEEDRFLILPHPEVAGYYQARATDPDRWLGNMNHLQRKWEAAR is encoded by the coding sequence ATGGTGGAAGCCGTGCAGGGTGCGGGAGTGGTGGTCACCGGGGCCGGTGGCGGGATCGGGGCCGCGTTGGCGCGGCGGTTCGCCGCCGAGGGGGCCCGGGTCGTCGTCAACGATCTGGACGCCGAGAAGGCCAAGGCCGTCGCCGGGGAGATCGGCGGGATCGCCGTGCCGGGCGACGCCTCCGCCGTCGTCGGCGAGGCGCGCGACGCGCTGGGCGGCGTCGTCGACGTCTACTGCGCCAACGCCGGTGTCGCCTCGGGCGGTTCGGAAGCCGCCGGGGAGGACGTGTGGGCGCTCGCCTGGGACGTCAACGTCATGGCACACGTGCGCGCGGCCCACGCGCTGCTGCCCGGCTGGCTGGAGCGGGGCGGCGGGCGGTTCGTGTCGACCGTGTCGGCGGCCGGGCTGCTCACCATGATCGGGGCCGCGCCGTACAGCGTCACCAAGCACGGGGCGTACGCCTTCGCCGAGTGGCTGTCGCTGACGTACCGGCACCGGGGTGTGAAGGTGCACGCGATCTGCCCGCAGGGCGTGCGCACCGACATGCTCACCGCCAGCGGCAGCGCCGGGGAACTCGTCCTGCGGCCGACCGCGATCGAGCCCGAGGCGGTCGCGGACGCGCTGTTCGCCGGCATCGAGGAGGACCGCTTCCTGATCCTGCCGCACCCGGAGGTCGCCGGGTACTACCAGGCACGCGCCACCGACCCCGACCGCTGGCTGGGCAACATGAACCACCTCCAGCGGAAGTGGGAGGCCGCGCGGTGA